TGTTCATTTAGACTTGGAAGTTTGCTTATCCTGGTTTTTGCCATTCTATGCACTTGGTAAAGTAATTTAGTACTATTGGTAAAAGAGCACATTTAAAAAAGAGCACATTGATCATGTTGCTCTTAAATATTTACTACTAGAGTTACTCTAGCACCCAAGTCAACAATGGGTTTTTCAATGAAATAGTGGCGTGGACAAGAAAAGCAAGCATGCATATGCTACTGCATCGTTCCCACATGATAATAAAGATACACATACATTGATCTCAACTAACTAGTAGTCTCATACAGTCGAACCGGTACACATCTTGATGGACTTACTGATAGCTAGTCTGATACACCATACGACTAACAAATTAACAATACATGAACTATAGGCATACATAGTCTGATACAACATACGACTAGCTAATAATCAACTATAAATTATAGGTAACTTAGCTAGTGATCCAGTACATGGCTCCTGAAGTCGTGTGTCCTGTTATTACAGTAGGAACACACGACGATCAGAGAGCATAAATAATCGAAACTTACTGCAGCTAGCATAATGATCGATATAGCTACGTGCTTAGCTAAGGACACATGCATCTAAGCAAAGTGATAAGCAGGCTAGAATGAGAGAGCATAATCAGCACACGATGAAAGGCATGCATGCATACTGCTCTAGAAGCCCCAGCCGTAGGCGCCGTCAAGCTGGCCAGGGCCCACGGCCATCTGCGGCGGCGCGCGGCTGCCCTCCAGCTTGATCTCGTAGCCGGAGGACGGCCAGTGCTGGAAGGCCCCTCCGCCGATGCCGAGCAGGGAGACGCCGGACTGCAGGCCGCCTGGGAGGAACATCGGCAGGCTGAGGTTGTCCGCCGCCTGTACCAGGCGGGGggcctggaagaaggccaacggctGCTCGACGGCGAGCGTAGCCGGTTCGTACTGCCCGATGCCGAGGAGGGTGGCATCCATGTGGGCGGTGGAGAAGCAGGGCACGAGCTCACGGCAGTTGCCGGCCGCGTTGTTGTTGTTGGCGGTGGCGCCGTAGGAGCTGCTCTCGCCGTCAGCGGCGGCTTGCGCCGCGGCCAACAGCGAGCTGGTATCCGGGAGGTGCTGGCGCGGCGCGGACGAGGCGGaggcgccgcccccgccgccgatgGAGACGGAGGTGGAGTCGGAGAAGCACGACGTGTCGCCTGCGCTGCTGAGTCCGTAGCGAGCCTTGCGGGAGGGGGGCACCGCGCCTGGCTTCACGAAGATCTTCGCGATCACCCACTCATCCTGGATATATACATCAACGCGTGAGCAAAAAGTGCTGAATATCTCACACCGTCGACGACGTCGTTGAATGCTACTACGAGCCTACGAGTTCTACATTCAGGTGCATGTTACTGGGAGTAGTATTATTTTTCTATTGTGAAAAAGGAACATCGTTCAAAAGTTAACTCTTTATTTAACCCAACATTTTCCAACCTCCACTTGTCCATTTATATTTTCATTGCCTATGATCAAATGTCACCACCTAGCATTTTTACATGACACCAGCGAAGAACATTAAAACAACAGCTATGAAGCAAGTAAGCCAGACTTCATCTCTGAGTAAAAAAAGAAGGTAAAAGAGAGAACTATCTGATGCATGAGATGAATGTAGAATGGGTTCAAGAGAACGCAGtaaaacacccaaacatggcatgcaTTTACGCATCTGTAGGAATATAGTAAGCTGTGCATGCACTCGCAGCATGCGCGGGCAGTCACCGGCCAAGAAAAGATTCGTATACCTCTGCAGCAAATCTTTCACTGCACTTAAGCCCCTCGCTTACCATATCCACGCAATGCAATCAGCATTGCAACAGGCACACGTACGTACAGAGCCTGCTGCTCCAGCACCTCTAGTCTACTCGTCACTAGCTTAGCTTATCCTTCTAGCTCGTAGCCATGACTTCACACGAGAAACGTAAGCTCGCAGGTAGCAAAAATCTGCCCTAAAAACCCCCGTGACTTTACACCATTGCATCATTGCCGCCAGTACTACTACCACTACTTCCCCGGAGAAAAAACAGTAAAAATCAGGCGGCATAGGCGATGAAAAATGCAGATCAATGCTAGTGGAAAGGAAGATGAATGAGGTGATTGAAGATGGAATGTAGCTGACCCTTGTGGTGTTGTTGGGCAGGAAGTGGTAGGCGTAGACGCCCTCGAGGCGGAACTCGTGCATgacccactgggtcttctggccctTGGGGGCGCGGCCGCGGTAGAAGACGAGCGTCTTCTTCATGCCGACGAGCGCGCCGTTGCGGGCGCTGCGGATCTCGCGGTCCTTGCCGGTGGCCTTCCAGTAGCCGGCGCCGGTGGCGCGGTTGGTGCGCAGGCCCGTGGGGTACTTGCGGTCGCGGAGGCTGTAGAAGTACCACTCCTTCTCCGTGGTGGTCTTGCAGGCCTTGTCCGGCAGCTCCCACGGCTCGCACTTGTTGAGGTCGATCTCGGCGATGGCGCGGGCGCCGGAGAAGCCGCAGTCCACCACCTTGCGGAGGAGGTAGTAGGTGATGAGCTCCTCGTCCGTCGGGTGGAAGCGGAACCCCGGCGGCAgatcgccgcccccgccgtccaGCCGCATGCCCAGAGCGCTGTACCGCTCCATCCCGGTGCCGGCCGCGCCCTCGCACTGACCTGCAAGCAAGCGTGCGCGCACCATTAATGCCGGAAGCTGCAGAACGAACGGACCCAGCTGGGCTGAGCGATCGAGCAGCGCAAGGGCCAAAGGAATGGGATGGAATGGAAGGATCAGGGCCAGTGGGAGCGTTTACCTGTGGCGAGAGAAGTGATCGAAGAGGGAGTGGTGGTGGGGAGGGAGCGGCTGTCTCGCTGGTAGCGGAGGCGCGCCCTTGTTTTATAGTGCCTGATGGCCGCGTGGTTGGGGGAGGTGGGTGAGGGGGAGTAAATGTGGGATTCGACGAATCGGGGAGGGTGTCAGCGGCAGAGGCTGCCCTTGGCCTAGGCGGGGCCCGGCCATGGGGGAGGGCTTGCTTCGTCGAGGGAGAAGTGGTGGTGCTGTGCTGCATGGAGCACTGTGGGACTGATGGAGCTGAAGCTGAGATCAGATGAGACGACGAGATGAGATGATCAGGGACAGAGAGATGCAGCTGCAGCTCCATCGATTGCTTCCAGCAATCCATCATATGCTCACGCGTCGCCCTCTGTCGCTCGGAGCTGCGCACGCGCCGTGCTCTCCTACTTGGCACGAGGTGGATAGCCTTGGTTGGGGTCGGGATTTTATGTGGAACGAACGAACAAGGCTAATCATGGGGGCGTGTTTGGTATGATGTCACCCATCGCTGGAAACAACGCCAACTCTAGTGAGGCACCGTCTTCGTTTCCTGCATATGCTAGCGCAAACTTCAGGCATCCGAGATAGGGAGTATTTAGaattcatctagatgagatataatttggtctcattcattttGAAAATAAGAACAAATACAATCCACGTCAGCATAACACATTTTATAGCATCACATtcaatggctataaaaggtgaatgagaccaaattatatctcatcttaatgagttctagcaaaactgtccgAGAAACCATTCAAAATGGGAATCGTAACATGGTCCACTGGTCCGAGGAAAGAGCTGAAGGGGTGTTTTTCTCAGGGGAACCTGCTGCATTTTACTCTATTTGTTATAAGTTCACTGAGAACCTCCGACGCAACAATATCATGAGTCCAGAGAATTTCAGAAACATGAAACCATGCTTCACAAAGCTTATTTAAGCAGCAACTAGTGTAGAACCCTACTAGGAAGACACACATATCGCACACTCTTGGACCGAACTATGTACGATCCATCCATCGCAAATGGTAGAAAATTAAACCGTTTGAAAGAAAAAGATATGTGTGCGAAGGCCGATCCACCAGGCACGACTCAGAAATGAGATGCGTGTGCGATATACAGTATACAGTTAAGTTAGCGGAACTATTACGATGAGCGAAAATAATGCAGACGATTCCCCAACTCAAGACATGTGTGttgtacggcatacagttcactcgaccGGACTGTTACGATGACTGAAAATAACACAGATGATTTCCCAGCACAAGTTGTTTGCCTTACGGGCAAACTGTAGCTAGGAAGAGATTGTCTACGATTGTGGGAATCATCACACACGTGTTCCTTAGTTGAACTGTTGGTGATGTGACTTGCTTTGTCCGCGGAATAACAATATATATACTTATAAAACATGATTGCATAACTGAACAAAACATCCATTGCATAAGTAACTAAACGTCACATTGCACACCTCAATGCATAATTACAAAAACTAGGAAACGATCATCGATCATCTACCACTTTTGACTTCTTGGCATGATTGCCACCGCGGGTGCTATTACTGCCCGATCCCTAAGTGGCAAGGGGGAGGAGGCATGTCcttatgtcaacgatccgcctatacATATCGTATCTTGTGTAGACATATTTGGCCGCGTAGGTGAGGTGGTCGAAGTCTAGTTTGTCCTCGCAGATCAAGTGCCAGACACGCTTGTTCTTGATGTCTTTCTTCATGATGACATTGAAGGGGTCAATGATGGCCGTGGCAAGGTCGGCCAGGGATCCTGCTTCTTTCCATTATCGATCATcttttttttgactatatactgcaaggcaacaacCTCACAGCTCTTTATTCAATTAAACAAAAGGAAACAAAAGTCCTGTACAAGTCCTTTACAACAAAAGAGGAAAAGAGAAAAGACTTACTTACAACCCAAACAGGGCAAGATAGAACTAACTAGGGGAGGTTAGAAATCCAAGTGAGAAGGCTATCCTTGAATTTACATTTTATCCTATGAGAGAGCAGAGTCATGTCATGAATAAAGTTGTGTCTCCAAGCTCTGAAGGTAGGCCATTCATTCCTAAAAACCTTGCCATTCCTTAGAATCCAGATATTCCAAGCAGCTGTAAATACCACTTCAGTGAAGAAATTATACCCAAAATCCTTCCTAGCCTTTACTGCCATGTGATAAGTAGTCATCCCAGGCTGAGGGTCCCAGTTTATCTACAAATAATTCCAAACTCTGAGGTTGAAGTTGCATGAGAAAAACAAGTGGGTAACATCCTTATGGATGAGGTATGGACATAGCACACAGGAATGATCTTCCACATGCCAGTGTCTCCTCTGAAGCATATCTCTAGTATTCAAACGATCTCTTAACATCAACCATCCATACATTTTAATTTTCAGAGTGCATGAACATTTCCAAATCCAGTGGAAAATAGGATCAACAACAATGTCTTGGTGCACATGCACATAAAAAGATTAGGTCTGAAGCACCCCTTATTGAAAGGCCAGATCCAGGAATCATGTTCCTGAGAGCAAGCATATCCATTCATCATTTGCTGCAGACATTCCAGCTCATTAAACACTTGGGTAGACAAAGGAAGATGCAAGGCTGAGAGGAGCTCCTAGGAGAGAACATCAAAAAATGAAAGTTGTCCATCAATAAAAATGAAAAAATCCTTGGAAAATTTTGACTGATGGAGGAACCATTACGCTCGACAACCCAACTATCAGCCCAAAACATTATAGACCTACCATCTCCCAACTTTGGAGATGCCAACTGACAGTATTTGTGTCCTAATTTGAACACATCACGCCACCAAAAGGACCCACATAGGCTGGTAGTATGGGGGACAGAGTCATCGAAATATGAATCTCGATGAGACCAATCCAGATTATCGATCATCTTAAATAGCTACTAGATGTTGAAGAGATTCAGGTAGGAAATGTCCGAAGTAAGGAGCACCTTTGCATTGTTGGCGGTGTCCACCATGGCGAATACGTAATCAGGGCTATTGACAAAAATTCCAAAACTTCGACAAAGCCTCATGTGTTGGCAAACATAATAGAAACAAAAAAAATCGCCCTACGATCACCCGGGAACACTATGAAGATACATAAACAATTTGGATCATGGTATTTACCCAATTTTCCCTCCACCTCTTGCCTTTTAAGGCCCGTTCATATTAAATTATATATAAAAACCTCCTAACAGTTACTAgagccttttattattaatttaacatcaTCAGCAACATTTTTCACATATATAATATTTATCGGTAATACCTGGTATTGCTCGATAAACTCGGAAACCCTTTCAGTTACCCCGAAATGCTTCTGGTTCCTCTCCGAACTATTTCTAATATTAATGAAAAAATTCCACAAATAAAACCATGATAATCTCGTCCTACTAACACTCGGCGGAAAATGATCACAttaagcttgtgaccctgtaggtttggtaaaacatagacatgaacaaaaccccttcgttcaatgatcGATAGCTGAAccatggacgtccatatcgatccctatgattacaagaatgacattcgagtgaacctATGGTCATCAtgttgatgttccctttgcttcgtgatactttacaaaacctaaGGCGAGATGtgtcggtatcctcttgagtcaaaCACATGGTCACTATACTGGTCTTCTTGTTGcctgttttgttcttctttctcgttgacatgttccggcatccccgtgtcgtagtcacctgtgtctgccgacgcaccgagagggccctaagaatatctctccattgtaGGAGGAGCAAATTTCACTCTTTAGGTATCGAGTCTCTTGtcaaacttttcaatgaacctgtaGGTTCACTAGTAggaaaagggcctaatgtgaagcacattagtctcGGTTTGCAGCTGAattggcactaatgtgaccattagtgccggttcaaatggctaggcgggcggtgctcattagtaccagttcgtgccacgaaccggtactaaagagtctGTGGCAAGCTGTTGGCAGGCTGTGGCCccaccagcccctttagtaccggttcatgccacaaaccggtactaaagtttcGCCATGCAgtggttttttagtcccacctcgctcccctaacagggTTTTTACCGCCTTAAATATGTTACtgctcaaactatcacaaccacttggtcttcattgaactctgtgtGTAGGATATGTGGCCGCAATAGGAATATTCGCCGGTTCTTAAACCGGGGAAGATTCCTATTAACAATtccgattctacacaaaaagatcattgatgatcaatgtattttttatgtatatttttacatgtttttaaAACTCCAGatttttttgtgttcagtatgcaccattcaaagccacgtcatcaactttcaaccctttctgccttcattttctatttttcatgcatttactgatttgttttgagctaaatggtgctgaaattgaaaagcactacaaatgaactctgaaaaggttgaaacttggcatggtatcatcatttcatccacatagcatgtgcaaaaaagtaggagggttatggcaaaaactggatgcacttcatgtacaaactggacaatctctttcgaagtatcagggtttcggacgaaaactccacCGTTACataggcacttcatttttttaaacttattacaactctagacttttttgcgttcaatatgcaccattgaaagccacgtcatcaactttcaaccctttctgccttcattttctatttttcatgcatttactgatttgttttgagctaaatgacgctgaaattgaaaatcactacaaatgaactctgaaaaggttgaaacttggcatgatatcatcatttcacccacataggatGTGCAAAAAATtaggagggttacggaaaaaactggatgcacttcgtgtacaaactagacaatctctttcgaagtattagggtttcggacgaaaactcatctgttacaaaggcacttcattttttaaaacttattacaactccagactttttttgcgttcagtatgcaccattcaaagccacgtcatcaaatttcaaccctttcttccttcattttctatttttcatgcatttactgatttgttttgagctaaatgaccctgaaattgaaaagcactacaaatgaactctgaaaaggttgaaacttggcatggtatcatcatttcacccacatagcatgtgcaaacaagtaggagggttacggcaaaaactggatgcacttcgtgtccaaactggacaatctctttcgaagtatcagagtttcggacgaaaactcatctattacaaagacaCTTCTTttataaacttattacaactccagacgtaTTACcaatttgaatataatgataaaacacactaatattaaacataagaaaaaagaatcactgaaaaatctatttttaaagttaagttattcacaaactagtgattcaaactaatttcaaataattcaaatttaaactattcaaatttgaaaactactggcactaacagaaagtttgtaattttttgtacctaaaacaaaaatattcacaaagaaactctaaatacagcaaaaaactactcaaaaatgaatagaagaaaataaataaagcagaaaaaaatatataaaaaatatatttgcgcgTTGCCCAGTGGGCCTGCTTGGCCTTGGGCGTGGATAtgcaggcccatgaggcccaacagGCTAacaggtgtagcgacccgaccttagacggtcaagtctctgtgcttaagtgtcatccctggatcggtatgctgacacacacagtactcgaggatttataacaaaggtaatcacatgtataaagtaacgtaaatactattacctcaatccaaatagcggaagtaacaacaaggttgtggattcccatcaataacaacggcaaagttgagtatagaaatcgtaactctaacgtatcacttactcgtcgtaagaaatcgtgcaacatgagacgttgcagccacaaaggctcagtacattgaatgtactggcaaattcacaccataggataatgatgaataatagctatcactacatgcatatttggctggtggaagctctatggttataatgtttttgcgaaaagctaatttttttcctacaacaaaggaatatacaaCAAAGCcaatcatggttagccgtatccccgggtatggacatcttgagtatctggttcttgaattatcatgttgatctcatcactttacttaattaatttgttgggttgttaattattttttacttgggattgagatggggatttaccattctcaatgtttttcaactaccatgatagttaaataaaatatattcctttgttctagggaaaaattggcttttcgcaaaaacattataaccatagagtttccaccagccaaatatgcatgtagtgatagctatgattcatcattatcctatgatgggaattttccagtacattcaatatactgaccctttgtggctgcaacgtctcatgttgcaggatttcttacgatgagtaagtgatacgttagggttacgatttctatactcaactttgccgttgatgTTGATGGGAATccgcaaccttgttgttactttcgCTATTtgaattgaggtaatagtatttacgttactttatacatgtgatttacctctgttataaatcctcgcatacggtgtgtgtcagcataccgatccagggatgacacttaagcacagatacttgaccgtctaaggtcaggtcgctacaacagGGCAACGCGACAAAGTTAGGCCaagaagcctgctttagagaggagctcgaaggagcagccgcggctgggtttataaaccagtgtggctGCCCTTTGCTCGGCAAGGTGGAACTAAACTTTGTGCACCGCAGGATGggagcgcacccctttagtaccgggtcatggctcaaccggtactaaaggggggtctttagtaccgggttcagccatgaaccggtactaaacggggtcgcttcccgccattcagcctggccaaatttgacctttagtatcagttggtggctccaaccggtactaaaggtccattctatatatacaacacttcaaAAAAATTCAGTTTTATCTC
This portion of the Triticum dicoccoides isolate Atlit2015 ecotype Zavitan chromosome 7A, WEW_v2.0, whole genome shotgun sequence genome encodes:
- the LOC119331684 gene encoding protein CUP-SHAPED COTYLEDON 2-like; translation: MERYSALGMRLDGGGGDLPPGFRFHPTDEELITYYLLRKVVDCGFSGARAIAEIDLNKCEPWELPDKACKTTTEKEWYFYSLRDRKYPTGLRTNRATGAGYWKATGKDREIRSARNGALVGMKKTLVFYRGRAPKGQKTQWVMHEFRLEGVYAYHFLPNNTTRDEWVIAKIFVKPGAVPPSRKARYGLSSAGDTSCFSDSTSVSIGGGGGASASSAPRQHLPDTSSLLAAAQAAADGESSSYGATANNNNAAGNCRELVPCFSTAHMDATLLGIGQYEPATLAVEQPLAFFQAPRLVQAADNLSLPMFLPGGLQSGVSLLGIGGGAFQHWPSSGYEIKLEGSRAPPQMAVGPGQLDGAYGWGF